A section of the Oreochromis niloticus isolate F11D_XX linkage group LG9, O_niloticus_UMD_NMBU, whole genome shotgun sequence genome encodes:
- the gtf3ab gene encoding general transcription factor IIIA, b, with protein MGERLQKTYVCSFSDCKATFSKPWKLDAHLCKHTGLKPFSCESCDKSFCTRYQLTRHELSHSGEKPHKCPADGCSEAFVRNASLKNHIARVHQQQEKRFQCDHQGCEKDFSKRNQLKAHQCEHQESLPFHCSLTGCTREFLTLKKLKHHEKMHEGYPCETDGCPFQGKTWSDYLKHRKEHKDKVLCGHCNKLFSNFWFFRLHELRVHSGEKRTFPCPKEGCEKKFTRRFNLESHVLGDHEGKKPFSCAVPGCNKSFAMKESLWRHGVVHDPAKKKLKKLHPKKNRPMAQRAGLAAAANQAEANELAAKLHSTTLENNRP; from the exons ATGGGGGAGAGGTTGCAAAAAACTTATGTTTGCTCATTTTCTGATTGTAAAGCTACATTCAGTAAACCGTGGAAGCTTGATGCTCACCTTTGCAAACACACAGGATTG AAACCATTCTCCTGTGAGAGCTGTGACAAGAGCTTCTGCACCCGCTACCAACTCACCAGACATGAGCTCAGTCACAGTGGGGAAAAGCCACACAA GTGTCCGGCTGACGGTTGCTCCGAGGCCTTTGTCAGGAACGCCAGCCTGAAGAACCACATTGCCCGAGTCCATCAGCAACAGGAAAAACGATTTCAA tgTGATCATCAGGGCTGTGAAAAGGATTTCAGCAAGAGGAACCAGCTGAAAGCTCATCAGTGTGAGCACCAAGAGAGTCTGCCTTTTCA TTGTTCCTTGACTGGATGCACGAGAGAATTTCTCACTCTTAAaaaactgaagcatcatgagaaAATGCATGAAG GCTACCCTTGTGAGACTGACGGGTGTCCTTTTCAGGGAAAAACTTGGTCAGATTATCTGAAGCAcagaaaagaacacaaag ACAAGGTGCTGTGTGGACACTGCAACAAGCTGTTCAGCAACTTCTGGTTCTTTCGCCTGCATGAGCTTCGTGTCCACTCCGGGGAAAAGAGAACATTTCCGTGCCCCAAAGAAGGTTGTGAGAAAAAGTTCACTCGCCGCTTCAACTTGGAGAGCCACGTGCTGGGAGACCATGAGGGGAAGAAGCCCTTCAGCTGTGCTGTTCCTGGCTGTAACAAGAGCTTTGCCATGAAG GAAAGCCTGTGGCGACATGGAGTGGTGCATGACCCAGCAAAGAAAAAGCTGAAG AAACTGCATCCTAAAAAGAATCGGCCCATGGCACAGCGGGCCGGACTGGCAGCTGCAGCCAATCAAGCGGAGGCCAACGAGCTTGCTGCAAAGCTACACAGCACAACTTTGGAGAATAACAGACCTTGA
- the lnx2a gene encoding ligand of Numb protein X 2a, with protein MGSPGSEVGLAGSMEPALEALCPECGQIHRSWENHLYNYRLEVDDDLVCHICLQPLVQPLDTPCGHTFCARCLRSFLQERDFCPLDRTRLQLQACRRSSILVHKLLDKLSVSCPLTPVCSLSMPRCDLEAHLKHRCPGMRSQQTNGDGPRCESGDERAMVTSPPRSPHTPQTDLRDRTPSPPSGPNNSCGNGPVWTDDAGLDNPAFEESTEEDSVVGLECVVPRVKRPLSNPCIHLLRSVSSTSSGWDCPESPPLSAEEGCVKLPSLPEGEITAIEVHRANPYVELGISIVGGNETPLINIVIQEVYRDGVIARDGRLLAGDQILQVNNVDISNVPHSFARSTLARPCTTLQLTVLRERRCASRAPPSSSSSTPAVPHAPCSTPEVTPPSPATLRITLHKRDSTEQLGIKLVRRTDESGVFVLDLLEGGLAAKDGRLRSNDRVLAVNEQDLRHGTPEQAAQIIQASGERVHLLIGRPSKPTPPPPPKSSSTRDLYCLDHFLPNHSSTPSPVAIHLSRTSTHRDLSQCVTCKEKHITVKKEPHESLGMTVAGGRGSKSGELPIFVTSVQPHGCLSRDGRIKRGDVLLSINGQDLTYLSHSEAVGTLKASAASPSVQLRVLEVSMVEEQDHDELLPHTHDSDFDANWSPSWVMWLGLPSYLHSSHEIVLRRSHPGSWGFSIVGGYEESHGNQAFFIKTIVLGTPAYYDGRLKCGDMIVAVNGLSTAGMSHSALVPMLKEQRSRVALTVVSWPGSLV; from the exons ATGGGCAGCCCGGGCTCCGAGGTGGGTCTGGCTGGGTCCATGGAGCCAGCTCTGGAGGCTCTGTGTCCCGAGTGTGGCCAGATCCACCGCAGCTGGGAAAACCACCTTTACAACTACCGTCTGGAAGTGGACGACGATCTGGTGTGCCACATCTGCCTGCAACCGCTGGTGCAGCCTCTCGATACGCCATGCGGACACACCTTCTGCGCCCGCTGCCTGCGTAGCTTCCTCCAGGAGAGGGACTTCTGCCCTCTGGACAGGACGCGGCTGCAGCTGCAGGCATGTCGCAGGTCCAGCATCCTGGTGCACAAGCTGCTGGACAAGCTGTCTGTGTCCTGCCCTTTGACCCCTGTCTGCTCCCTCAGCATGCCTCGCTGTGACCTGGAGGCGCACCTTAAACACAG GTGTCCTGGGATGCGGAGTCAGCAGACAAATGGGGACGGTCCACGATGCGAGAGCGGGGATGAGCGAGCAATGGTGACCAGCCCTCCCAGATCACCGCATACACCACAGACAGACCTGAGAGATCGCACGCCATCACCGCCCTCTGGACCCAATAACAGCTGCGGTAACGGCCCTGTGTGGACAGATGATGCTGGCCTTGACAACCCTGCCTTTGAGGAAAGCACCGAAGAAGACA GTGTAGTAGGGTTGGAGTGTGTGGTCCCCAGGGTGAAGCGGCCCCTCAGTAATCCCTGTATCCATCTCCTGCGCTCCGTTAGCTCCACCTCCTCTGGCTGGGACTGCCCTGAATCCCCACCTCTGTCTGCTGAGGAGG GCTGTGTGAAGCTCCCCTCCCTTCCTGAAGGAGAGATAACTGCCATAGAGGTCCACCGTGCAAACCCATATGTCGAGCTGGGAATCAGCATTGTTGGTGGAAATGAGACGCCTCTCATCAACATCGTGATTCAGGAAGTTTACCGAGACGGGGTCATTGCAAGAGACGGGAGGCTGCTGGCCGGGGATCAGATACTCCAG GTGAACAATGTGGACATCAGTAACGTGCCACACAGTTTTGCTCGCTCCACCCTGGCCCGCCCCTGCACCACCCTGCAGCTGACTGTACTCCGGGAGCGTCGCTGTGCCTCCCGGGCacctccctcctcttcctcctccaccccAGCAGTGCCCCATGCCCCCTGCTCCACTCCCGAAGTCACCCCACCCAGCCCAGCCACTCTGAGGATCACCCTGCATAAGCGAGACTCCACAGAGCAGCTTGGAATCAAGCTGGTACGGCGAACGGATGAGTCAGGGGTGTTTGTGTTAGATCTCCTGGAGGGAGGCCTGGCTGCCAAGGATGGCAGACTGCGGAGTAACGACCGCGTGCTGGCAGTCAATGAACAGGACTTGCGACACGGCACCCCAGAGCAAGCTGCTCAGATCATACAG GCCAGTGGAGAACGAGTCCACCTGCTGATTGGCCGACCCAGCAAACCAACTCCGCCGCCGCCGCCAAAATCGAGCTCCACTAGAGACCTTTACTGCCTTGATCACTTCCTGCCTAACCACAGCTCTACCCCGAGTCCTGTGGCCATACACCTGTCGCGCACCAGCACCCACAGA GACCTGTCCCAGTGTGTGACCTGTAAGGAGAAACACATCACTGTGAAGAAGGAACCACACGAGTCTCTGGGCATGACTGTTGCAGGAGGGCGGGGCAGCAAGAGCGGGGAGCTGCCGATCTTTGTGACGAGCGTCCAACCGCACGGCTGCTTGTCGAGGGATGGGCGAATCAAAAGAG GTGATGTGCTGCTGAGCATCAACGGGCAGGACTTGACCTACCTGAGCCACAGTGAGGCCGTGGGCACCTTGAAGGCCAGCGCTGCGTCGCCCTCGGTCCAGCTGCGAGTGCTCGAGGTCAGCATGGTGGAAGAGCAGGACCATGATGAGCTGCTGCCTCACACTCACGACAGTGACTTTGATGCCAACTGGTCCCCCTCGTGGGTCATGTGGCTGGGCCTGCCCAG CTACCTGCACAGTAGCCATGAGATTGTTCTGCGCAGGAGCCATCCTGGCAGTTGGGGATTTAGCATCGTCGGGGGATACGAGGAAAGCCATGGCAACCAGGCGTTCTTTATCAAGACCATCGTCCTCGGTACACCCGCGTACTATGACGGCCGCCTCAA GTGTGGTGACATGATAGTGGCAGTCAACGGCCTGTCGACAGCAGGAATGAGCCACTCGGCCCTGGTGCCCATGCTGAAAGAGCAGCGCAGCCGGGTGGCGCTTACTGTAGTCTCCTGGCCCGGCAGCCTGGTATAG